The genome window ACTGAAGACGAACGCGACATCGGTCTGCCCCTGGTAAGGGCCACTGCGAAGGGTGTGACGGGCCATCACGAAAAGGCCATCGTCCACCGTGCATTGGCTGCGCTCCACCGCCAGCGGGCTTCCCACGTGCGCCAAGCCATCGCCGTCAGTGCGGCCATGCCACAGCCGCGTGCCGCGGCAATCGTGCACCGCCACCTCTGCGTCCTTCACGGGTTGGCCCTTGTCCAGGCTGGTGACCCACACCAAGGCGTTGTCGCGCCCGAGCTTGAAGTGCACCGACAGGTTGGTCACCAACACCCCGGTTCGCACGTACATGGGACCGGCCTGTGGCAGCAACGCAGCCCCCAAACGGGGCGACTCCAGCTCGACCACGTGGTAACCCGGGCCAGCCAACGGAATGCCCACCACTTCAAAAGGTCGGGGATCACCGGGGGGTGAACGCGGCACCTGCAACTGCTTCACACCGCCTGCCGCCCCGCCCGCACCCGCCAGCAATGACAACTCGCGCGTGGCGATCCATCGCTCACGCTGCACCTTGCGGGGACGAGCCTGCGGCTCGCCATCGTCCTCGTGCACCGTCACCCACTCGGTCCATTCCGCCTTGGGTCGCCCGAGTTCGCGCGCGGACAACTGAGACTCATGGTATCGACGCACCTGCCTCATCCACGTCAGGATGTCGGCAGCACTGTGCAGCGTCTTGCTGCGCACGGGCAAGGCCTGTTCAACTTGTCGCACCGTGACCGGCAACAGCGGCGGCTGACCTGGCTCGGCATGCAGCTCGATCACCCCAAAAGGTGCTGCCGCAAACTTGGCCAGCGGCGGCATGTCGCCAGTGGTCACACTCAGCGGGAAAGCCCCGGCATTGGCCAGCGGGCGGCCTGCATCGTCAACCAGGCCCTGGGGCAGGCTCAAGGTGTAGCGGGTGTCGGGCTGGAACGGCGGCGCAAAGACCAACTCGTGCACCAGGGCCTCAGGCGTCGAGCCGACCGAATCGGGCTGAACCGGCATGAGGGCGGCCCCGTTGGGCGGCTGCAGGCGCACCTGTTGCACCCACGACCGCGGAACAGGGGCGCTGAAACGCAGACTCAAGGGACGCACCGGCAGGCACGGTTTGTCGGCGCGTTCACGCTCACATGACAACTCGGCCGTGAAGATGGGCTGAACGGTGTAGTCAAACACCTGCGCATCACGCGTGATGGCCTCGGGCATGGCCTTGGCGGCAATGCCTGCGCCCCAGACCAGCTTGACTTGTGCATCAGGGGGCAACGGGCGCTGGCAGGCCAGGACCAGCGCCTGGGCCGCTTCTGCAGCCGGGATGCGGCGGGCTTTGAGCACCGCCTCACGCTCGGCGCCAAGGATCAGGCGCACAGGCAGGCGCTCACCCAGCCCTTCCACCAGGCAGTGCGCACGTGCAGCCACCGATGGCAGATCAGGAACGCCGGTCAAGCGCAACAAGAAGGCCTGGTGCTCTTCAATCTGCCCGCCGCTCGGCTCCACCCGACGCACGGCCGGCCCACCGGTCTGAAACCCGAAGTTGGCCGCGCCCGGGCGACGGCCCTGCAACACGCAGCGCACGCCTGGCGGCACCTGGGCGTCAAAGTCATGCACCCAGGTGCGTGGATTGACCCATCGGCCCTGCCCCGACGGCACGGGCCCCGTGCACGTCAGATCATAGGGCGCCGGGGCACGGGGATCGCCCGCAGGCACGGCGGGCTGCGCAAAGCGAACCGACACCTGCTGCACCAGTCCCACCACACCTTTGGGCGAGGCCTGTTGCACCACCACCGGGGCATCGGCGCCCCACTGGGTCGCCGCCACAGGCATGGCACTGAGGGCCACCAACCATGCCGCCCCCATGGATTGCAGGCGGGGCCGCTTGACCATCATCCTTAACGCGCGCAGCATGAAATTCCCTGTGGTTGACGGTGCCCGAGACGGCACCTCGAAGTGGCTTTGACGCCGACTTCGAGTCTAATTGTCGCCCCTCATCCCCTGACTGGTGAAAAGGTAACAACACTGTCAGCCAAACATCCCTATAGTGCGGGTACGTTCCCGTACCGGAGGTCTCATGACTGCTGCAGCCCACGCTTCCCGCCACGACCAACACGTGCCCATCGTGCCCCGCGAAAAGCTGGACTTTGGCCTGGATGGCGACATCCCACGCTACTGGATGGACAACGATCCCTTCAAGACGCGCTTTTTTGATGCCATGTCGACCCTGTTCCCGCAGGGCGAAAAATTCTTCATCACCAGCGTGCGCGAGTTCAAGGACGAAGTCACCGATCCGCAACTCCAGCAAGAAGTGCGCGACTTCACGCGTCAAGAAGCCCAGCACAGCATGATCCACCGGCAGTTCAACGACCGGCTCGCCGCGCAGGGGGTGGACATCGATTACATCAACCGGGAGCTGGAGCAGCATTTCTTCGAGCGGCTGCCCAAGTTCACCAGCCGCTACCAGCGTCTGGCAGCCACCGCAGCGCTGGAGCACTTGACGGCCATGATGTGCACCTGCTTCTTCGAACGCCGGGAACTGCTGGAGACCAGTGACCCCCGCGTTCGCGCCATGTATGCGTGGCACGCGATCGAAGAGGTGGAGCACAAGGCCGTGGCCTATGACGTGCTGACCAAGGCTGCCAAGGTGTCTTACCCGCGACGGGTGTTGTCGATGATGATCGTGACGTTTGGCTTTCCGTTCACAGTGGCCACGATCATGAACCACATGTTCAAGGTGGACGGCTTCAGCTTCCTGGAGCGCATGAAGCTGTGGGCCAAGGGGCTGTGGTGGTTCTACAAGCCAGGCGGCCTGTTCCCGCCCACGCTGGGCTACTACTTCGCGTATTACAAGCCTGGCTTCCACCCCTGGAAGGTCAAAGAAATGCCCAGCTATGGCACGTGGCTGGAAACCTACCAGGCCACGGGCGACGCCATCGCAGCCGGCAACGCCCTGCACGCGGCGGGACGCTGAGCCTGCGACAGCGGCCGGTCAAAGGTGGTTGAAGGCCTGGTTCAGGTCGTTCATCAGGTCATCGGGCGATTCCAGCCCGATGGCCAGGCGCACCACCGTGCCCTCACGGCCGGCCAGGGCACCAAACTGGCGCATGCCCTTGAGCGCGTAGGGCATCACCAGGCTCATGGGGCCACCCCATGAATAGCCGATCTTGAACAGCTTGAGCGCATCAACCATGGCGTGGACGCGGGCGGTGGGATAGCGGCTGGCATCGAACACCATCGACACCAGGCCACCAGCAGCCGTGCAGTGTTCAGCCCAGTGCGCATGCCCTGGTGACCCTGGCAAGGCCGGGTGCAGCACCTGGGCCAGTTCGGCGCGCTGCGTCAGCCACTGTGCCACCTGCCGGGTGGCCGCGTCATGCGCGTGGTAGCGCAAGGCCATGCTGGGCAGGCCGCGCAAAATAGCCTCGGCATCGTTGGCCCCCACGCCCAGGCCCAGGCGCATGTGAGTGAGCTTCAAACGCTGGTGCAAGGCGTCGTCTCGGGTCACCACCGAGCCCATCAGCACATCGCCACCGCCGGATGGGTATTTGGTCAGGGCATGCACCGACACATCCACCCCCAGCTTGAACACATCGAAGGCCAGGCCGGCGCCCCAGGTGTTGTCCATGGCGACCACCAGGCCGGGCTGCTGTCGGGCCACCTGCATCAGGCCGCTGAGGTCCGGAAACTCCAGCGTGACCGAGCCCGCCGCCTCCAGCCACAGCAGGCGCGAGCGTTCGCTCAACACCGCCTGCAACGACGCGGCATCCAGCGGGTCATAAAAGCGGTGGGTGATGCCCCAATGCGCCAGCTCGCCCCGGGCCAGGTCTTTGCCCGGGCCATAAGCGTTGTCGGGCAGCAGCACTTCATCGCCCGCGCGCAGCAGGCCCATGTTCACCAGTGCCAGCGCCGACAGGCCCGACGGCGCCAGCAGCGTCTGCAGCCCACCTTCCAGCGTGGCCAGGCGTTCTTCCAGCGTGAAGGTGGTGGGTGTGCCGTGCAGGCCGTAGGTGTAGCCGCTCTTGTCCTTCCACTGCCGGGTGGCCAAAGCCGCCGTGTTCTCGAAGATCACGGTCGAGGCCTTGTGCACCCCCGGCACCACCGCGTCGAACCCGCCAGGGGCCCGGTACGGATGGTGGATGAGCTGGGTGGCCTTGTCAGCGGACATCAGATCGGCAATCAGATCGGCAGGCCCACCAGGTCGTGGCCTTCCACGGCCACGATGCGGGCGCGGGTGAACTCGCCCACCTTCAGCGTCTTGCTGGCCTTCTCGGGCGGCAGCAGGCGCACGGTGCCATCGATCTCGGGCGCGTCCGCATACGTGCGCCCCACCCCGCCCTTGCGACCCAAGGCCGGTGCGCTGTCCACCAGCACCTGCATGGTGGCGCCCAGGCGGCGCTGCAGCTTGGCAATCGACACGGCCTCGGTCACTTCCATGAAACGGGCACGGCGCTCTTCGCGCACCTCGTCGGGCAAGGCGCCTTCCAGGGCGTTGGCCGGCGCGCCCTCGATCGGCGAATAGGCGAAGCAGCCTGCGCGGTCGATCTCGGCCTCTTTCATGAAATCCAGCAGGTATTGGAATTCGTCTTCTGTTTCACCGGGGAAGCCGGCGATGAAGGTGGAGCGCACCACGATTTCAGGGCACAGCTCACGCCAGCGGCGCAGACGATCCAGGTTCTTCTCGCCATTGGCCGGGCGTTTCATGCGCTTGAGCACGTCCGGGTGGGCGTGCTGGAACGGCACGTCCAGGTAAGGCAGCACCAGGCCTTCGGCCATCAGCGGGATCACCTCGTCCACATGCGGATAGGGGTACACATAGTGCAAGCGCACCCAGGCACCATGGGCCTGCGCCATTTCGCCAATCTTGGCCACCAGGTCCAGCATGCGGGTCTTGACGGGCTTGCCATCCCAGAAGCCGGTGCGGTACTTCACATCCACGCCATAAGCGCTGGTGTCCTGGCTGATGACGAGCAGCTCTTTGACGCCTGATTCAAACAGCGCCTTGGCTTCGCTCAGCACGTCGCCGATGGGACGCGAGACCAGGTCGCCGCGCATGCTGGGGATGATGCAGAAGCTGCAGCGGTGGTTGCAGCCCTCAGAGATCTTCAGGTAGGCATAGTGCTTGGGCGTGAGCTTGATGCCGGCGACCCCTCGAAATTCCGCGCGCGCCTCGGGCACCAGGTCCACGAACGGGTCGTGGGGCTTGGGCACGTGCAGGTGCACAGCATCCATCACCTCTTGGGTGGCATGGGGGCCGGTCACGGCCAGCACGCTGGGGTGCACGTCCTTGACGAGGTTGCTGCCCGCATCGGCACCGGCCTTGGCCCCCAGGCAGCCGGTGACGATCACCTTGCCGTTTTCGGCCAGGGCCTCGCCGATGGTGTCCAGGCTTTCCTTGACCGCGTCGTCGATGAAGCCGCAGGTGTTGACGATCACCAGATCGGCGCCGGCGAAGGTCTTGCTGGTTTCATAGCCTTCGGCGCGCAACTGGGTGAGGATCAGCTCGGAGTCGGTCAGGGCCTTGGGGCAGCCCAGGCTGACAAAGCCGATCTTCGGGGCGCTGGCGGGAGGAGCGGTGGGGGACAGTTCGGAACTCATGGGAGTGGATTGTCCGGCAAATCGGGGCTCGGCGCGCGACCGAGGTTCGCCCGGAAATGGGGGATGGCCACAACGGGATGGCACTATGCTGTCCACACCATCAGCGTGGCGCACCCATCGCAACGCCATCAACCCAAGGAGCACCGTGAAAATCGTCAAAACCATCCTGGCGGGTGACCGGGTGCGGCTAGAGCCGCTGAGGCAGGATCACCTCGCCGGTCTCGAGGCAGCCATCGAAGACGGCCAGCTATGGACCATCCCGGTCACCTTCGTGCCCCAGCCAGACCACCTGGGTGAATTCCTGAGTGCAGCCGAGTCCGCCTTCCAAGCTGGACGCGAGCTGGCCTTCGCCACCATCGATAGCCAGTCTGGCAAGGTGGTGGGCAGCACGCGCTTTCGCAACATCGAGGCTCAACACCGCCGGGTAGAGATTGGCGCCACGTTCGTGGCGGCCTCCAGTCAGCGCACGCACGTCAATACTGAGGCCAAGCTCCTCATGCTGCAACACGCCTTCGAGACCTGGGGGTGCAACCGGGTAGAGCTGCTCACCGACGAGCGCAACAACCGCTCGCGCCAAGCCATCGAGCGCATCGGCGCCCGACAAGAAGGCATTCTGCGCAACCACATGGTGATGCGCGACGGCTTTGTGCGCAATTCAGTCATCTACAGCATCACCGCCACCGAATGGCCCGAGGTGAAAGCGGACTTGAATGCCCGCGTACGCGCCCGGGCGGCGTGAACCCAATCACTCTGGAAGGACCCCCGCCATGTCTGATTTTGTGTCTCAATTTCTGGCTGCAGGGGCCTTCACCCTGGTCACCGCCGCCGTGGCCGCGGGCACTTATTTCCTCACCCGTTGGAACAACTACAAAACGCTGTCGGCCAAGTACCGTGACAGGCTGTATGAGCTCAACAAACTGGGTGTTCAATACGGTGATGTGGCTTACGAGTTTCTCAACCCAGCCAATTTCACTGGCTCGTACTTTGCGCGGTTGTCAGGGGTGCCGGCAGGCGCCGGTGCGACAGGCCTGCAAGGCCTCCAGATGGCGACCCGCTTGCGTTCTTATGTGTTCTTTCGCCTGAACTTTTACGAAGAGCTGTTTTATGCAACCGAGTCGTCCCACGTGGTCATGGAAGACCGCAAAGTGTGGCGCAGCTACCTGGAAACCCAGCTACAGCACCCCCTGGTGCGCGAGTTGCTGACCCAAGAGCAGCGGCGTTTCGGCATTCGATTCGTGAAGTTTGCCGGATTGTCGCCAGATTGAATGCGCCAATCTGGCCTAGAGACTTTCCATATTGGCCGGTGAACGCCGATACCGATACAGTGAGGTTCCTACAGCGGCTGGCACCCGCATGGCGCAAGATCGGAGCAGCCCATGGCATCGGTATCCCTTCCCCCCCAGCTCGGTCGCAACAGGCGACCTCACGGCATCCGTCCCGCCAGCGCGCCCACGGCGTACAGCGGGGGCCAGGACTGGGGCGAACGTGCCCTGCAGCGCACCTGGCGCAGCGTGGGAGCCCTCTTTTTCGGTATTGGCATCGTCAATGCCTTTGTGCCTGTGCTGCCCACCACGGTGTTTTTGTTGATCGGCTTGTGGGCGTATGGCAAGGGCGACCCACGCATGCGCGAACGCCTGTTGGCACACCCACGTTTTGGGCCAGGCCTGCGCTTGTGGGTTGAAAAAAAGCAGATCTCTCGCAAAGGCAAGGTCGCAGCCATCTCCGGCATCGCCGCCAGCGCAGCCCTCACCGCATACGGCTTGGGCCCCCGCCCACTGATGTGGGCCATCCTGGGCGGGCTGGGCGCGCTGTGCGCTTATCTGGCCACGCGGGCCGAGCCAACAGTGGCAGCGGCCTGAAACAACTGACAAGAAAGATTCACGGGGAAAACACCCACAACAACTTGTCACAAGCCTTTGTTACGATCGGCTCCAATTTTCACAGGGAGCAGATTGATGATGAAGTCTTTGATGATTGCCGCCGTGGCGGCTTCCGTTCTTGCTGGCTGCGCAAATGCACCCCGCAAAGCATTCAACCGCGAAGGCGCAACGCAGCTGAAATCGGTTGCGGTGGCTGAGCGAAGTGATGAAGAGTCATACAACATCAACATCATTGCCCATCCGGGCGTGAATTTCGGTTTGATCGGCGGTTTGATCGCAGCCGCAGATTTGACCAGCAAGTCCAACAAGCTCACCGAAGCCCTTGATCCTGCCCAGACAGCTTTGCAAAAACGTCTGTCGACAAAGGTGGCAGAACAGCTCAACGGCACGGGGTATGACGCCAGCATCACGTTCGTGCCTGCGCGCACAGACAGCGGCAAAGCCTACGAGGCGCTCCGTGCCAACCTGGCAACCGACGCCGTGCTGGACTTGGGCTTTTATGGTGGCTACACAGCTGCTGGTCCCGGCTCTGACTACCTTCCCTACATCCGTGTGGACGTGATCACCAAGGACGTCAAGTCAGGCGAGGTCCTCTATCAGGATGTGATCACCTATGGGTACACCCACCAGGGCCAGCAAACCGTTCACCTCGAGAGTGACGCCCGCTATCGATTCAAGGATCTGGACGACCTGATGTCTCGCAAGGATCTGGCGCGTGAGGGTCTGCAGGCTGGCATTGACCTGGTGGCAACCCAAGTGGCCACCGACTTGAAGCGCTGAGGTGCATATGTCAATGTCGGCGCTGCGTTGGCGGCTTACGTTGCTTGCGTCAGGGTTGAGCCTGGCCGCGTGCAGCAACTTATCCCCCCAGGAAAGAGCATCTCGAGCAGAGGCTGATTTGGCTGCACGAACGCCCTGCTGTGCTGAATGGAGCTTGGCGCCCACCCGTTCGCTACCGACGGAAGCCACCAAGTTCTTGATGAATGAAACAGCTGAGGTGTTTTTGCAAGATGGCGAGAAAGCCTATGGCGTGCTGTTTGAGTTGCCAGAGTTTGCCAAGACCTACAGCGTCACTTTGACAAGCATCACGCAAGGCATGCAAACCGAACGGATGGTGTTTGCGCCAAGGGTCAAGATGATGAACAGCCGCTTTGAAGTGACGCGGTCATTTCATGAGTCGGACCTCCGCACCCGCGGGGGAAACCCCGAACGCACCATCTACATCAACCCGGCCAACGCTGGCGAGCGGTATATGCTGATCCACGGATCAGGTTTGCGCGGCAGCTACAGCAAAAAGATCCCTGTGCAAACAAGCCAAGCCATTCATACAGGCTTTGGTGTGGTCTATTGGGCAGATGGAGCTGATGTCGTTGCGACCACGCGCAGTTCACCCTACGGTGAAATCGAAGTTCAAGTGGATGGGTTGAAACCCGCTGCTCGTTGATGCGGCGAGCGTGCAACCGCACGCTCACTCCGCCGGCACGTCCAACGGCACGTCGTTCAAATCCATCACAGGCGCGTCAGCGCCCATGTCTTCAATCTGCATGTCGATGGTGACTTCATCCAGGTTCACCTGAGGCTCCTTGTCAAGCCAGTGTGTGACCAGGCCGGGCCAGAAGATCAGGATGGCCACCAGCAACAACTGCAGGCCAAGCCAGGGGATGGCTCCAAGGTAGATGTCTTTGGTGGCGATGGGACGCGCCAGCGCGCCGTTGTTGTGCACCTGATCAGCCACTCCCCGCAGGTAGAAGAGCGCAAAGCCAAACGGGGGGTGCATGAAGCTGGTCTGCATGTTGACGCACAGCAGCACGCCAAACCAGACCAGGTCAATGCCCAGGGCCTGGGCCACCGGGGCCAGCAAGGGCACGACGATGAAGGCGATCTCGAAGAAGTCGAGGAAGAAGGCCAGGAAGAACAC of Aquabacterium sp. A3 contains these proteins:
- a CDS encoding metal-dependent hydrolase — protein: MTAAAHASRHDQHVPIVPREKLDFGLDGDIPRYWMDNDPFKTRFFDAMSTLFPQGEKFFITSVREFKDEVTDPQLQQEVRDFTRQEAQHSMIHRQFNDRLAAQGVDIDYINRELEQHFFERLPKFTSRYQRLAATAALEHLTAMMCTCFFERRELLETSDPRVRAMYAWHAIEEVEHKAVAYDVLTKAAKVSYPRRVLSMMIVTFGFPFTVATIMNHMFKVDGFSFLERMKLWAKGLWWFYKPGGLFPPTLGYYFAYYKPGFHPWKVKEMPSYGTWLETYQATGDAIAAGNALHAAGR
- a CDS encoding PLP-dependent transferase, whose translation is MSADKATQLIHHPYRAPGGFDAVVPGVHKASTVIFENTAALATRQWKDKSGYTYGLHGTPTTFTLEERLATLEGGLQTLLAPSGLSALALVNMGLLRAGDEVLLPDNAYGPGKDLARGELAHWGITHRFYDPLDAASLQAVLSERSRLLWLEAAGSVTLEFPDLSGLMQVARQQPGLVVAMDNTWGAGLAFDVFKLGVDVSVHALTKYPSGGGDVLMGSVVTRDDALHQRLKLTHMRLGLGVGANDAEAILRGLPSMALRYHAHDAATRQVAQWLTQRAELAQVLHPALPGSPGHAHWAEHCTAAGGLVSMVFDASRYPTARVHAMVDALKLFKIGYSWGGPMSLVMPYALKGMRQFGALAGREGTVVRLAIGLESPDDLMNDLNQAFNHL
- the rimO gene encoding 30S ribosomal protein S12 methylthiotransferase RimO, with product MSSELSPTAPPASAPKIGFVSLGCPKALTDSELILTQLRAEGYETSKTFAGADLVIVNTCGFIDDAVKESLDTIGEALAENGKVIVTGCLGAKAGADAGSNLVKDVHPSVLAVTGPHATQEVMDAVHLHVPKPHDPFVDLVPEARAEFRGVAGIKLTPKHYAYLKISEGCNHRCSFCIIPSMRGDLVSRPIGDVLSEAKALFESGVKELLVISQDTSAYGVDVKYRTGFWDGKPVKTRMLDLVAKIGEMAQAHGAWVRLHYVYPYPHVDEVIPLMAEGLVLPYLDVPFQHAHPDVLKRMKRPANGEKNLDRLRRWRELCPEIVVRSTFIAGFPGETEDEFQYLLDFMKEAEIDRAGCFAYSPIEGAPANALEGALPDEVREERRARFMEVTEAVSIAKLQRRLGATMQVLVDSAPALGRKGGVGRTYADAPEIDGTVRLLPPEKASKTLKVGEFTRARIVAVEGHDLVGLPI
- a CDS encoding GNAT family N-acetyltransferase, with product MKIVKTILAGDRVRLEPLRQDHLAGLEAAIEDGQLWTIPVTFVPQPDHLGEFLSAAESAFQAGRELAFATIDSQSGKVVGSTRFRNIEAQHRRVEIGATFVAASSQRTHVNTEAKLLMLQHAFETWGCNRVELLTDERNNRSRQAIERIGARQEGILRNHMVMRDGFVRNSVIYSITATEWPEVKADLNARVRARAA
- a CDS encoding YbaN family protein, with amino-acid sequence MASVSLPPQLGRNRRPHGIRPASAPTAYSGGQDWGERALQRTWRSVGALFFGIGIVNAFVPVLPTTVFLLIGLWAYGKGDPRMRERLLAHPRFGPGLRLWVEKKQISRKGKVAAISGIAASAALTAYGLGPRPLMWAILGGLGALCAYLATRAEPTVAAA